CGGCGATTATGATGAGTGGCCGGCCATCGTTGCGCAGCTGGCCGATGAGACCGACGGCCCGGTGGTGCTGATGGGCCTGTCGGCGGGCGGAATGACGGCGGTCTTCGCCGCCGAGGCGGCCCGGACGGTGGACGGGGTTATCGTGACCACGCTGCTCGATGCGGGCGATCCGGCCATGCTGATGCGCGCCGCGCGCTGGCGGTGGCTGGGCGCCCTGTCGCTGCTGGGCTTCGCGCTCATGCCGTGGCTGATCGACCGGCTCTGGCTGCCTCTGTGGCTGGCGACGCCGATGCGGGCCATGTCGAGCGACGTGCAGATGAATGACTATTTTGCGCGCGACCCCCTGCTCGGCCGTCTTTGGGTGCGGCTGGGCTTCTTCCGCACCCTGCACGCCCGCAAGGCAAAGCGCCTTTCGCCCGGCTGTCCGCTCTTGCTGGTGCATCCCGGCGCCGATGCTTGGACGCCCACTGAGTTGAGCCTGCGGGTGTTCGAGCGGATCGAGGGCCAGAAGACCTTCGTCGAGCTGAGCAACGGGTCGCACCTGCCGCTGGAGCGCCCGGCCTTTGACGAGCTTCAAGCCAGCATCAGCCGGTTTCTGGAGGGCGTGGCCGGTGGGGGCGGTTGAGGGTTGAGCGGGGCGATGCCCGTGGCCGGTTCCGGGGGTCAATTCTCCCCATCGTTCCAAGCTGGAAGATCACGCAAGGCGATCGCAGCCTGTCAAGGACGACCGAGCCTTCGCTCGGTCGCCGCGCGGCGGCGGCCCGCAGGGCCGTCCTTGACAGACTGCGACGCTTGCGAAAATGGCTCAGCAAGGAGCGACGGCGAGATGGGGTCGCAAATGAAGCAGTGAGCGCGAAATCCGGCCCCGGTCAGGTGGGAAGGCCGCGCATGACATGCATGGCTCTGTCATGGATATAGGCCAGCTCGTTGACCAGCCTCGCCCACACCGAAGGCGGATCCTGGCCGCTCACTCCGCCGCCGCTTCCGCCGCCTCGCGGCTGGCGCGGAGTTTTTCGGCCTGGTCCTCGACCGCGGCGACGATGCGCTCGATCATGTCTTCATTGGAGACTTTTTCGGTTTGCTGGCCGGCGAAATAAAGCATGCCGGCGCCCTTGCCGCCGCCGGTGAACCCCAGATCGGTGTAGGCCGCCTCGCCCGGGCCATTGACCACGCAGCCGATGATGGACAGCGAGATCGGCTCGGAAATGTGTTCCAGGCGCTCTTCCAGCGCCTCAACGGTCTTGATCACGTCAAAGCCCTGCCGCGCGCAGGACGGGCAGGAGATGATGTTCACCCCGCGCGTGCGCAGGCCCAGGGATTTGAGGATATCAAAGCCGACCTTGATCTCCTGCACCGGATCGGCGCTGAGCGAGACGCGGATCGTGTCGCCAATCCCGGCCCAGAGGAGATTGCCAAGCCCGATGGCGCTTTTGATGCCGCCGGTGCGTAGCCCGCCCGCTTCCGTCACGCCCAGATGCAGCGGCGCGTCGGTGGCTTCTGACAGCATCTGATAGGCCGCCACGGTCAGGAAGACGTCAGAGGCTTTCACCGAGATCTTGTAGTCGCGGAAATCGAGATCTTCGAGAATGCGCGCATGGTCCAGCGCGCTTTCCACCATGGCCTCGGGGCAGGGCTCGCCGTATTTTTCCAGCAGGTGGCGCTCCAGCGAGCCGGCATTCACCCCGATGCGGATGGAGCAGCCATTATTGCGCGCCGCCGACACCACATCGCGCACCCGGTCCATGGACCCGATATTGCCCGGATTGATGCGAAGGCAGGCCGCGCCCGCCTCCGCCGCCTCGATGCCGCGCTTGTAGTGAAAATGGATATCCGCCACCAGCGGCACGCGCGACTCGCGCGCAATGGTGCGGAAAGCGGCGGTGCTTTCCGGGTCGGGGCAGGACACGCGCACGATATCGGCGCCGGCCTCTTCCAGCTGGGCAATCTGGTTGAGCGTGGCGCGGGCGTCCGTAGTGGGCGTGTTGGTCATAGACTGCACGCTGATCGGCGCGCCGCCGCCCACAGGCACGGGGCCGACCATGATCCGCCGGCTCTCGCGCCGGTCAATCATGCGCCAGGGGCGCACTTTGGTGTGGGCTTCAACGGCCATGGCCATCCCGCTTCATGCTTGCACCCCGGATATAGCCCGCCCTGCGCCCGTGTGCGAGGGGGCGCCGCCGCATGTGTCCGCGCGGCGCCGCTCAAAGGGCGATCACCGCCCGCCGGCGGCGGTCATGGCGCTGAGCAGGAATTCCGACACCGGGGTGTTGTCCAGCGCCTCGCCGCGCTCGCCCAGGGCGCCGATCGGGCGTCCGGCGGCGCGCAACAGCACCAAGCCTGCATCACTGGCCGAAACCGTCAGCCCCGGCTCGTCGGGGGCGCGATAGATGTCGCCGGCTTCCATCTGGCGTGAGACCAGAATGCGGCCCGACGCGTCACGCACTTCCAGATGCACCAGGCCGCCCGCTTCCAGCACCACGGCGCCGGTGCTGCGCGGCCCGGGCAGGCCGGCCCAGATGTCCTCTGGCTGGCTGGCGGTCCGCGCGGCGGCGGCAGGCGTTGGGGTGGCTGTTTCGGCGCTCATCATGGCGAGGATGGGCTGACCCGCCGCGCTGGCGGTGTCGCGCTGGGACACGTAGTGCCCGTACCAGCCGGCCATGGCGACCACGGCGCAAAGCAGAGCCAGCGTGCCCAGCATGCCGCGCGGCAGCTTGATCTCGCGCTTTTCCTGTGGGGCGGTGGGCTGGGACCGCCCGGTGTCGCATTCCACCTCGGACTTGAACTGCTCCACGCATCCGGCTGCGTCGAGGCCGAGAAAATTCGCGTACGTGCGCAGATAGCCCACGGCGTAGGCGCGCGAGGGCAGGCCGCGCGGGTCCATGGATTCCAGCGCTTCGAGATAATCGCGTTTGATGCGGGTGCGGTCGGAGGCCGAATCCAGGGTCAGTTCGGCATCGATTCGCGCCGAGCGAAGGCGTTCGCCCAGCGTCGTGCCGGTATCGTCAACGCGCCTGCCGGGCTGAGAAAACACAGCATCCACAGGAATGTAGGCGCTATCCGGCACGGTGGTGTCGAGCTTGCCCATTGAGGCCTTGATCATGTCATGCGCCTAGGCGGCGCCCCCTCCCCGAGTGTGGCCCGGCGGCCTCACTGCAACACCATTCAATCAAATGCTTGTCATTTCATCAACAAGTTCTCGCGGCAGACCCGCATTTTCTCCCGCTGACAGCAGCGCGCGGCGCAAATCCGGCCGTCCTTGCGCGATCGCCTCGTCCAGCCAGGCGCCCAGGCGCGCCGCGTCCACGCCCGCCAGCGCACGCTTGACCGGCCCGATCATGCCGCCGGCCATGGATAGCGACCGGTAGCCCAGCCCCGTCAGCACGCAGGCCTCTAGCGGACGTCCGGCCAGCTCGCCGCAGACATTGACCGGCTTGCCCGCGCCGTCGCACGCCTCGCGCACCGACTTGAACAGAGCCAGGGCCGGGGTGCTGATGGGGTCATAGCGCCCTGCCACGCGCGGGTTCTGGCGGTCGGCGGCGAAGAAATACTGCATCAGATCATTGGCCCCGACCGATACGAAGTCCGCCATGGCCAGGCACGCTTGCGGCGCAAACGCGATGGCCGGGGTCTCCAGCATGAAGCCGATGCGCACGCTGGATGGCGGGACGTGGCCATGGCGCTCGGCGTGATGCAGCTCCTGCTGGAGCATGGCGCTGGCGTCAGTGAATTCGCGCGGATCGGTGATCAGCGGGAACAGCACGTTCAGCGCCCGGCCCGAGGCGGCGTGGACCAGGGCGCGCAGCTGGTAGCGGGTGAGGCCCGGCCGGTCGAGGCCCATGCGAAGGCCCCGCCAGCCCAGCGCCGGGTTGGCTTCGCGCGTCGCCCGCGTGTAGGGCGCGACCTTGTCACCGCCCAGATCCAGCGTGCGGAACACCACCGGGCGGTCGCCGGCCGCGTCCAGCGCGGCGGCGTACAGATCGATCTGGGCCTGCAGGCGCGGCAATGTGTCGGAGACCATGAACTGGAATTCGGTGCGGAACAGGCCGATGCCTTCCGCCCCGCTCTCCTCCAGCCGCATCAGCTCCACTAGCAGACCGGCATTGGCTGACAAGACGATGCGCGCGCCGTCTTTGGTCATGGCCGGCGCGCCGCGCAGGCCCGCATAGACCCGGCGGCGTTCGGCAAGGCCCGCGATCCGCTCGTCATAGGCCTCGCGCACCTCATCGGACGGGCGGGCGTGCAACAGGCCGAACTCGCCATCGACGATCACGGCGTCGCCGTCCTCCACCCGGTCCAGCGCGCCTTCGATCTGGCCCACCATGGGAATGCCCAGCGCCTTGGCGACAATGGCGGCATGGCTGGTCTGGGAGCCTTCCTCCACCGCCACGCCGACCAGATTGCGCCGGTCCAGCTCCAGAAGCTCGGCCGGTCCGATGCTGCGCGCGATCAGGACCGCGCCTTCGGGCAGCTGGGCCGCCGCTTCCGCGCCATTGCGCTCCAAGTGACGCAAAAGCCGGTTGGCGAGGTCTTCCAGATCATGCAGGCGTTCGCGGAAGTACGGATCGCGCGCCTGCATCAGCCGGGCGCGATGCTCGTTGCGCACGCGCTCCACGGCGGCTTCGGCGGTCAGGCCCGCGCGCACCGCCTCGCGCAGCTGGTCCAGCCAGCCGCGGTCATGGGCGAACATGCGATAGGCCTCGAGCACTTCGCGCGACGGCGTGCCCATGGGCGCGCGCCCGGAATCCAGCAACAGGTCCACAGAGCGGCGCAGGCGCTTGATGGCGTCCTCCAGCCGGCTCTCCTCGGCCTCGGCGTCCTCGGCCACCATGCGGGCGGGGCGCACATGGGGCTCGTGCTTGACCGCCACGCCGCGCGCCAGCCCGCCCGACAGGGCCAGACCCTGAAAGCGTTCGGGCCGCGACAGGCGCAGCTCCAGACCGGAAAACGCCTCGGCGCCCACCAGATCGCCGGATACAACAATCTCGGCCAGCAGCATGGCGACGGTCTGCAGCGTCTCGATCTCTTCTTCGGTGATCGGACGCACGGCCCGGGTCTGGGCGGTGAGCACGCCCACCAGGCGCCCGCCGCGCAGGATCGGCACGCCGACAAAACTCTTGAACGGCTCCTCGCCGGTTTCAGGCCGGAAGGAGAAGCTGGGATGGTTCGGGGCGTCTTCCACCGAGAAGGGCCGCGCGCGCCGCGCCACCAGACCCACCAGGCCTTCACCGGCTTTGAGCCGCGTGCGGTGCACCGCGTCGGGCTTCAGGCCGTGAGTGGCCGACAGCTCCAGCGCGCCGGACGGGCGCACCAGATAGATCGAGCACACTTCCGAGGCGGTTTCTTCAGAAATAATGTCGGTGAGCCGGTCGAGGCGCTTTTGCGCATCCTCCTGCACCGCCATCAGGTCGCGGATCCGCCCGAGCAGGCGGCGCGGTCCGCGCGCGGCGGGCTGCAGGGCGTCTGGCGTCATGATCACCGTTCCGTTGGCGTGTGGGGCGGCGCTCGGGCCCGCCCGCTATTGGGCAGACAAGCGCGCCGCGCGCAACCCTGTCTGCAGATCAGAGACAGCGCCGGCCCCCGGTGCGTCAAGGGGCGGGGGCTCTGTCCGGTTCCCGGCGGGCGAAGCGCTGGCGGTGTTCGCGCGGGCTCAGCCCGGTGCGCGCGCGCAGGTGCAGGCGCATCAGCGCCGCCGAGCCGAACCCTGATCGCCGCGCAATCTCCTCCATGGGCAAGGCGGTGGTTTCCAGCAGGGCGCACGCCGCCTCCACCCGCACGCCGGTCAGCCACCGGCCCGGAGTTTCGCCGGTGATCTCAAGGAAACGGCGCGCGAAGGTGCGCAAGCTCATCGCCGCCGCGCGGGCCATGTCGCCTTGCGTCCAGGGCCGGTGCGGCGCCTGACGCACTGCGTCCATCAAGGGCGCCAGGCGTCCGCCGGGGCGTGGCGGCACAGGCCGCTCGATGAATTGCGCCTGCCCGCCATTGCGATGCGCGGGGATGACGAGGCGGCGCGCCACGCTGTTGGCGGCTTCGGGGCCGAAATCCTGACGGATGATATGCAGCATGAGGTCGATGCCCGCCGCTGAACCCGCCGAGGTATAAATCCCGTCCGCCTCGGCATAGAGCACGCGGGCGTCCACCTCGAGGGCCGGATAGGTGTCCTGCAGCGCCTTCGCATAGCGCCAGTGGGTGGCCGCGCGCTTGCCATCCAGCAAGCCCGCCGCCGCCAGCAGGAAAGCGCCTGAGCAGATGGAGGCTATCCGGGCGCCGCGCGCATGCGCCTTGCGCAGGGCGGTGATCAGGCCCTCCGGCGCGTCCCGCTTTGGCCAGCCGGGAATGATGATCAGGTCAGCGTGCTCCAGAACGTCTGGAGATGCATCCGGGGCGATCATTGTCAGGCCGCCCAGCGCCCGCATCGGGCCATCGCTTGCCGGGCAAAGGGCGAAACGGTACCAGTCCGGGCCCATTTCCGGGCGCGGCAGGGCGAAGATTTCCGCCGCAATGGCAAATTCGAACGTGCACAGCCCGTCATAAATCAGGACCGCCACAAGCGGTCCGGAGGGCGCGTCGTCGTTTGGCGGAATATTACTCATCATTGTCTTTTCTGCCACTCGCCGCCCCGCGCGGCAAGCGGCAGATTGGCGGCGTTCGATCTGCCTGAGGAGGTCCCCATGGCCAGCGCCGTCACAACTGTCCCTGCCGCCCCGCCGCACGCAGCCGAGGCGCATTTCGCCGCCCTGTTCACCTATGAAACCGATTGCTGGGACGTGCATGAGGCGCTGGGCGCTGAAGCCGACTTCGTCCTGCTCGATATGCGCAGCCTGGCCCAGTTCGAGGCCGGCCATGTGCCCGGCGCGATCCATCTGCCCCATGGCCGCATCACCGCGTCAAAACTGGCGCGCTGGACGCAGGAAACCCTGTTCGTGACCTATTGCGCCGGGCCGCATTGCAATGGCGCCGCGCGCGGCGCCCTGCGCATCGCCCGGCTGGGGCGGAAGGTGAAGATCATGGCGGGCGGCGTCACGGGCTGGCTCGATGAAGGGTTTGACCTGGCCCGCAGCGCGCCCTGAGGCTTATCCGAGCCCCAGCGCCGCGCGCACGGGCGGCGTCCAGCCCACATGCGGTGCGCCGCCCGCCTCGATCACGGGCCGTTTGATGAGGGTTGGGTGGGCGGCGAGCAGGCCGGCCGGATCATCGGCCAGACGCGCGCGCTGACCCGCGTCAAGGCCGCGCCATGTGGTGGAGCGGGTATTGGCCAGCTGCTCAACGCCCACAGCCGCGATCCAGCCGGGCAGGCGCGCCGCCAAGCCTGGATCATTGCGCACATCGACAAACGCGACGCTGCGCCCCGCCGCCTCGAGCGCCTTGAGCGCCTTGCGGCAGGTATCGCAGGTTTTCAGGCCATAAAGGGTGATGTCCGTCACGGCCCGGCTCACACCAGCGCCAGCACGCAGCGCACGGTCATGACGATCAGGACTGTCGTCGCCAGCACATAGAGGGCGAAACGCACCGGGATGAAATTGACCAGCGCCTGATAAAGGCTGTGAGCAATGCGCACGAAGACATAGCTCCAGGCCAGGCCGATAAACACGGCGTCCGTCATCCCCATCAGCTGGATGTAGAAGATCAGCGCGTAGAACAGCATGGGCTGCTCGTGCAGGTGATTATGGTTGTCGGCCACCTGGCGCACCGAGCGCGGCAGCACGTCCATTTCCGACTTTTCGCGCAGCTTGGCGGCGTTGATGCCGGCCTTCTGCATGGCGGGGATGCGCGTGGCGTACATCCACAGCCACATCACCAGCGTCCAGGCGATCAGGACCAGAACGGGGGTGAGAATGGTATCGTACATGACAGGCCTCCGCACAAACCGGCGCGCGCCCAGCCGCGCAGCCGCTGGTGCGCAGTCAAGCCTGAGTCCGGCTTGCGAGGAAGCGGGATCTCATCTGAGCTCGGCTTCGTGCGGTTTCAGCGCGGCGGGACGGTATGGCGGCGCTCCGGCTGCGTACCGGTGCAGCACCGACGCATGCAGGCCATCGCGCGCCGGAGACGGGATCTTGCGCGGTTCGTGACCCAGCTTGTCCAGAAGACCGCGGCTGCGCTCCGGCAGCGGATGCAGCGGATCGGGACGGAACCATTTATCGGGGTGGCGGGTCAGATCCACGCCGAGCCCCAGCGCCGCGGCCTCCTGCGCCATCCAGTCGAGGGCGACGTCCGCCAGGGGCTCGCTCGCCTCCTCCCCGCCGCCAACCCCGCCATGGCCGCCGGCGAACCAGACCTGTTTGACCTGATCCGGACTGGCATTGGGCGAAGCGAACATGTCGGTGGGCGCGAACGCCTTGCGGTCCTCGTCAATGGCGCAGGCATGACGCGCATGGGCGATGGAGCGGTTGAGGAAACAGTCGTGAAATCTGTAATCCTTATTGCTCCGCCGGGCGAAGGCGCCCAGTCCGGGGATGCGGGTTTCGGGAATGCCGCGCATGCCCACCGTGTCCCAGCATCCCAGAAACCGGATGGGCGCCACGGCGCCATGGTCCGTGCGGAAGGCCACAGCCTCGGGCGAAGAGGGCTTCACATCCGGCGTGCGGTACAGCTCGAAGGCCTCATCCAGCTTGTGGATCGACATCCGGCTCAACAGCCCGGAACAGTAGATCATCCCGGCCAGCGAGCGGACGGTGAAGGCGCCGCGCGAAAAGCCGAACAGATAAATCTCGTCGCCAGGCTCGTAATTGAAGGCCAGGAATTGATAGGCCGCGCTGATCTTCTGCTCCAGCCCGGACCCGAACAGACCGCCCAGCGCGCGCTGGATATTGGCGCCCTGGCGCTCGAACCAGTTGGCGTTGGCGAAATCGAAGGGCACGCCAACCCCGGTATCGTAATAGACGATCTGCTGGACCGGTGCGCTCTCCGGTCCGGGCGCCTCAGGCAATATGGCGCGGGCGATCTTGACCACATTGGTGGGACAGGGCTGACCCACACGCTGCCAGGTGCCATCGCAACACACGACCAGTCGCTTCATGAAACATCCTTCCAGCGCATCAATCCGGCGCGGAAGAGTATTCCCTTAAGGGGTGTGTGGGGACAAGGCGAATTCGCCTAAGTCGCAATAAACATATTGGGGCCTGAGCGTAGGTTGCTTACCGATCCATCAAGCGGCGGGGCTGGCTTCCAGCAGTAACTTGTCAGGAACCGTCATATCCGGTCCCGGCTTGAGAATGCAGTGGATGGCTTTCTCGAGGGTCAGCGTAATTTCCGCGCGAGCCTGTCCGGCGTCATTCGATTCAAACAACTCAAAAAACAGCGCGTATTGACCGTCAGGGATCGCGATCTGGACCGTGTCAACCACATTGCCGCACTCCAGGCCCCGCCCCCCCTTCACATGGATAGGCACAAGAATGACCCGGTTCGCGCTTGGACTTGGCGCATATGTTTTGAGCTGTCTGATATTCACCCACAGCTGATGGATGTTTGGGGAAATGGCGAATGACACGCTGGCCGGACGCCAAGCGAAACCTTGGGCAATGTGGCCTTCTGCCCAGTCATTGTAGGGATGTTCCTCATCCGAGGAGAACACCGCCAGTTGCGCATAAAGGATCGGGAGCAAGCATTCCATAATAAAACCAAAGAGATAGCTGCATCATTCGGGCCGCCCAGCCCAGATCCCGATCAGGACGCGTCCACCTTGCCGTGGCAGTGCTTGTATTTCTTGCCCGACCCGCACGGGCAAAGCTCATTGCGCGACACGCGGCCCCAGGTCGAGGGATCGGCGGGATCGACCGCCGCGGCGGCGACGCGCGAGGATAGCGGGGCGCGCGCGCCTGCGGCGGCGCGGGTTCCGCCCGCAGCACCCTCGGCGCCGATCGTGTTGCGGCCCGTGGCCGGGTCGGCGTGGCGTACTTCCAGATTTTCAGGCGGGCGCGGCGCCGGGATGGGGGCCGACGGCGCCAGGCGCAGATTGAACAGCATGCGCGTTGTCTCAAAGCGCAGCTCGTCCAGCAGCCCTTCGAACAGCGAGAAGGCCTCGGTCTTGTACTCGTTGAGCGGATCACGCTGGGCGTAGCCGCGCAGGCCGATGACCGAGCGCAGGGCGTCAAGCTGCTGCAGGTGCTCGCGCCAGTTCTGGTCAATGGTCTGAAGCAGGATCTGCTTTTCGATGCGGCGCATCAGCTCCGGGCCGATATCGGCGGCGCGCTCGGCATAGGCTTCGTCCACCGCTCTGGACAGGCGGTCGAGGATTTCCTCGTCCGCGATGCCTTCCTCGGCGGCCCATTCGGTGACCGGCAGTTCGAGGTTGAAATACTTGGTCACGGCCTCTTTCAGGCCCGCTACGTCCCACTGGTCAGCATAGGCCTTAGGCGGAATGTGGCGGTTGACCAGATCCTCGGCGCACTGGGCGCGCATGTCCTTGATCACGTCGGACACGTTGGCGGCGGTCATGAACTCGATACGCTGCTCGAAGATCGCCTTGCGCTGGTCGTTCATGACGTCGTCGTATTTCAGTATGTTCTTGCGGATGTCGAAATTGCGTTGCTCGACCTTTTTCTGCGAGGTCTCCACCGCCTTGGTCATCCACGGGTGCTGGATCGCCTCGCCATCCTTCAGCCCCAGCGTGCGCATGATGGTGTCCAGGCGCTCGGGCGCGAAAATGCGCAACAGATCGTCTTCCACCGACAGATAGAAGGCCGTGCGGCCCGGGTCGCCCTGACGGCCCGACCGGCCGCGCAGCTGATTGTCGATCCGGCGGCTTTCATGGCGCTCGGTGCCGATCACGAACAGGCCGCCGGCCTCCAGCGCCTTTTGCTTCTTGGCCTCGACGTCTGCGGCGATCTCGGCCTTCTGGGCGGCGATCTCCTCCTCGGACGGCGTGCGGCCGGCTTCTTCTTCCGCGGCGAGCCAGTCTTCGATGCGGGCGTCCACATTGCCACCCAGCTTGATGTCGGTGCCGCGCCCGGCCATGTTGGTGGCGATGGTCACAGCCCCCGGCACACCGGCCTGGGCTATGATGCTCGCCTCCTGCTCGTGATAGCGCGCATTGAGCACTTTGTGGGTGATCTTCTTTTCCGTCAGGAAAGCCGACAGCGATTCCGATTTCTCGATGGAGACCGTGCCCACCAGAACCGGCTGGTCCTTCTTGTGCGCGGCTTCGATGGCGGTGAGGATCGCTTCGTTCTTTTCGCGCGCGGTGCGGTAGAGCTCGTCCTCTTCGTCGATCCGCTGGATCGGGCGGTTGGTCGGGATTTCCATCACGCCCAGGCTGTAGATGGCGGCGAACTCGTCGGCCTCGGTGGCCGCGGTGCCGGTCATCCCCGCCAGCTTGTCATAGAGGCGGAAGTAATTCTGGAAGGTGATAGAGGCCAGCGTCTGGTTTTCCGGCTGGATCTCGACCTGCTCCTTGGCCTCGATGGCCTGGTGCAGGCCTTCGGACAGGCGCCGGCCCGGCATCATGCGGCCGGTGAACTCGTCGATCAGGATCACATCGCCGTCGCGCACGATGTAGTCCTTGTCCTTGCGGAACAGCTTGTGGGCTTTCAGCGCCTGGTTGACGTGGTGAACCGTGGTGACATTCTCGATGTCATACAGGTCGCCGGTCTCCAGAAGGCCACGCTCGCGCAGCAAGTCCTCGATATGCTCATTGCCCTCTTCGGTGAAGGTGCACGAGCGGGACTTTTCGTCGACCGCAAAGTCCTCGTCATCCAGCAGCGGGATGATCGTGTCGATGGTCTTGTAGAAATCCGTGCGGTCGTCGGTGCGCCCGGAGATGATGAGCGGCGTGCGCGCCTCGTCGATCAGGATGGAGTCCACCTCGTCCACGATGGCGTAGTGGTGGGTCGCCTTCTCCAGCGGCCGGCCGCCGAACTGCACCATGTCGGCCAGCGAGTATTTCATATTGTCGCGCAGATAGTCGAAGCCCAGCTCGTTATTGGTGCCGTAGGTGATGTCGCAGGCATAGGCCGCGCGGCGTTCCTCGTCATAAATGCCGTGGACGATCACGCCCGTGGTCATGCCGAGCCGGGCGTAGACCTGACCCATCCATTCGGAGTCGCGCTTGGCCAGATAATCGTTCACCGTGACGATGTGCACGCCCTTGCCCGGCAGGGCGTTGAGATAGGCGGCCAGCGT
The window above is part of the Hyphomonadaceae bacterium ML37 genome. Proteins encoded here:
- a CDS encoding MAPEG family protein, which translates into the protein MYDTILTPVLVLIAWTLVMWLWMYATRIPAMQKAGINAAKLREKSEMDVLPRSVRQVADNHNHLHEQPMLFYALIFYIQLMGMTDAVFIGLAWSYVFVRIAHSLYQALVNFIPVRFALYVLATTVLIVMTVRCVLALV
- the ispG gene encoding flavodoxin-dependent (E)-4-hydroxy-3-methylbut-2-enyl-diphosphate synthase: MAMAVEAHTKVRPWRMIDRRESRRIMVGPVPVGGGAPISVQSMTNTPTTDARATLNQIAQLEEAGADIVRVSCPDPESTAAFRTIARESRVPLVADIHFHYKRGIEAAEAGAACLRINPGNIGSMDRVRDVVSAARNNGCSIRIGVNAGSLERHLLEKYGEPCPEAMVESALDHARILEDLDFRDYKISVKASDVFLTVAAYQMLSEATDAPLHLGVTEAGGLRTGGIKSAIGLGNLLWAGIGDTIRVSLSADPVQEIKVGFDILKSLGLRTRGVNIISCPSCARQGFDVIKTVEALEERLEHISEPISLSIIGCVVNGPGEAAYTDLGFTGGGKGAGMLYFAGQQTEKVSNEDMIERIVAAVEDQAEKLRASREAAEAAAE
- a CDS encoding ArsC family transcriptional regulator, which codes for MTDITLYGLKTCDTCRKALKALEAAGRSVAFVDVRNDPGLAARLPGWIAAVGVEQLANTRSTTWRGLDAGQRARLADDPAGLLAAHPTLIKRPVIEAGGAPHVGWTPPVRAALGLG
- a CDS encoding DUF4115 domain-containing protein, with the translated sequence MIKASMGKLDTTVPDSAYIPVDAVFSQPGRRVDDTGTTLGERLRSARIDAELTLDSASDRTRIKRDYLEALESMDPRGLPSRAYAVGYLRTYANFLGLDAAGCVEQFKSEVECDTGRSQPTAPQEKREIKLPRGMLGTLALLCAVVAMAGWYGHYVSQRDTASAAGQPILAMMSAETATPTPAAAARTASQPEDIWAGLPGPRSTGAVVLEAGGLVHLEVRDASGRILVSRQMEAGDIYRAPDEPGLTVSASDAGLVLLRAAGRPIGALGERGEALDNTPVSEFLLSAMTAAGGR
- a CDS encoding competence protein ComJ; this translates as MLPILYAQLAVFSSDEEHPYNDWAEGHIAQGFAWRPASVSFAISPNIHQLWVNIRQLKTYAPSPSANRVILVPIHVKGGRGLECGNVVDTVQIAIPDGQYALFFELFESNDAGQARAEITLTLEKAIHCILKPGPDMTVPDKLLLEASPAA
- a CDS encoding alpha/beta hydrolase — protein: MDAYENSTSWTQYRDILKTRFGIVIARTPEETWRTVRGHEVHIDVWAPEGAAKGTMILVHGGGGNGRVLAPLADAAASLGWRVLAPDLPGYGLTRPAPGYRGDYDEWPAIVAQLADETDGPVVLMGLSAGGMTAVFAAEAARTVDGVIVTTLLDAGDPAMLMRAARWRWLGALSLLGFALMPWLIDRLWLPLWLATPMRAMSSDVQMNDYFARDPLLGRLWVRLGFFRTLHARKAKRLSPGCPLLLVHPGADAWTPTELSLRVFERIEGQKTFVELSNGSHLPLERPAFDELQASISRFLEGVAGGGG
- the ptsP gene encoding phosphoenolpyruvate--protein phosphotransferase translates to MTPDALQPAARGPRRLLGRIRDLMAVQEDAQKRLDRLTDIISEETASEVCSIYLVRPSGALELSATHGLKPDAVHRTRLKAGEGLVGLVARRARPFSVEDAPNHPSFSFRPETGEEPFKSFVGVPILRGGRLVGVLTAQTRAVRPITEEEIETLQTVAMLLAEIVVSGDLVGAEAFSGLELRLSRPERFQGLALSGGLARGVAVKHEPHVRPARMVAEDAEAEESRLEDAIKRLRRSVDLLLDSGRAPMGTPSREVLEAYRMFAHDRGWLDQLREAVRAGLTAEAAVERVRNEHRARLMQARDPYFRERLHDLEDLANRLLRHLERNGAEAAAQLPEGAVLIARSIGPAELLELDRRNLVGVAVEEGSQTSHAAIVAKALGIPMVGQIEGALDRVEDGDAVIVDGEFGLLHARPSDEVREAYDERIAGLAERRRVYAGLRGAPAMTKDGARIVLSANAGLLVELMRLEESGAEGIGLFRTEFQFMVSDTLPRLQAQIDLYAAALDAAGDRPVVFRTLDLGGDKVAPYTRATREANPALGWRGLRMGLDRPGLTRYQLRALVHAASGRALNVLFPLITDPREFTDASAMLQQELHHAERHGHVPPSSVRIGFMLETPAIAFAPQACLAMADFVSVGANDLMQYFFAADRQNPRVAGRYDPISTPALALFKSVREACDGAGKPVNVCGELAGRPLEACVLTGLGYRSLSMAGGMIGPVKRALAGVDAARLGAWLDEAIAQGRPDLRRALLSAGENAGLPRELVDEMTSI
- a CDS encoding DUF2235 domain-containing protein; amino-acid sequence: MKRLVVCCDGTWQRVGQPCPTNVVKIARAILPEAPGPESAPVQQIVYYDTGVGVPFDFANANWFERQGANIQRALGGLFGSGLEQKISAAYQFLAFNYEPGDEIYLFGFSRGAFTVRSLAGMIYCSGLLSRMSIHKLDEAFELYRTPDVKPSSPEAVAFRTDHGAVAPIRFLGCWDTVGMRGIPETRIPGLGAFARRSNKDYRFHDCFLNRSIAHARHACAIDEDRKAFAPTDMFASPNASPDQVKQVWFAGGHGGVGGGEEASEPLADVALDWMAQEAAALGLGVDLTRHPDKWFRPDPLHPLPERSRGLLDKLGHEPRKIPSPARDGLHASVLHRYAAGAPPYRPAALKPHEAELR
- the ftrA gene encoding transcriptional regulator FtrA, with product MSNIPPNDDAPSGPLVAVLIYDGLCTFEFAIAAEIFALPRPEMGPDWYRFALCPASDGPMRALGGLTMIAPDASPDVLEHADLIIIPGWPKRDAPEGLITALRKAHARGARIASICSGAFLLAAAGLLDGKRAATHWRYAKALQDTYPALEVDARVLYAEADGIYTSAGSAAGIDLMLHIIRQDFGPEAANSVARRLVIPAHRNGGQAQFIERPVPPRPGGRLAPLMDAVRQAPHRPWTQGDMARAAAMSLRTFARRFLEITGETPGRWLTGVRVEAACALLETTALPMEEIARRSGFGSAALMRLHLRARTGLSPREHRQRFARREPDRAPAP